A single region of the Xenopus laevis strain J_2021 chromosome 4L, Xenopus_laevis_v10.1, whole genome shotgun sequence genome encodes:
- the LOC108713829 gene encoding general transcription factor II-I repeat domain-containing protein 2, translating to MSAPKHRKVDSENRSFKERWELDYFFVKSNGKPLCLLCSQMLAVCKEYNVKRHYISLHEKAYSQYTGDNRVAILNELRSKLNKQQTVMSTGTATDTAALKASYIICEEIVKRKQAFDNVEVIKECAIKMARVFGNEEMAAKFDSISLQPQIVARRVSDMHQQISQKLHANVKNCAYFSLALDECTDSSGTDLFVFIRAIDDGFNVSEDILKCVSLARTAKEEDLLNEVKSAVLQYGGFDKCTSVMTNGSKSVTSKNLGLSALLRKEGADCVVLHCIMHEEALIGTLLKMSDVMEIIIKISNFIVERKGSVTTVTKKKFKTFLDELGAAYVDFHSYRSICWSSAGRWLYRFFSLRKDIYLFLKDTDYDPILTESFCNEDFLSSLAFLTDITHYLDSLKKNMEAKDQLITQLYTHISVFSNKLMLLKLNLISNDLTYFESCNELYREYEECDIFLDFSKFVEQIEVLIENFNLRFQDFSKINSSFKLYNNPLTTDIISEKMEYHMELCDLQADLFFATREELGVPFFRLLPKEKYRNLRDLALRMTSMFGSTYICEKAFSELSRLKSNYRNSISHRTLQEILHLSITNINLNFDELVL from the coding sequence ATGAGTGCACCCAAGCATCGAAAGGTGGACAGTGAAAATCGTTCATTTAAAGAACGTTGGGAGTTagattatttttttgtgaaaagcaaTGGGAAACCTCTATGCTTACTGTGTTCGCAGATGTTGGCGGTCTGCAAGGAATACAATGTAAAGAGGCATTATATTTCTCTGCACGAAAAAGCATATTCACAGTATACTGGAGACAACAGAGTGGCTATACTGAATGAATTAAGAAGTAAGCTGAACAAGCAGCAGACTGTAATGAGCACAGGAACTGCAACTGATACTGCTGCACTGAAGGCATCTTATATAATCTGTGAGGaaattgtaaaaagaaaacaagcaTTTGACAATGTCGAGGTTATTAAGGAATGTGCCATTAAAATGGCCAGAGTTTTTGGAAATGAAGAAATGGCTGCAAAATTTGATTCAATTTCACTACAGCCCCAGATTGTTGCCCGACGCGTTTCTGACATGCATCAACAGATCTCTCAAAAACTGCATGCGAACGTAAAAAACTGTGCCTATTTCTCTCTTGCATTGGACGAGTGCACGGATTCCAGCGGAAcagatctttttgtttttattcgtGCCATTGACGACGGCTTTAATGTTTCCGaagatattttaaaatgtgtttcattaGCCAGAACTGCAAAGGAAGAAGACCTTCTAAATGAGGTGAAAAGTGCCGTGTTGCAATATGGGGGATTCGATAAATGTACAAGTGTTATGACTAATGGTTCCAAATCAGTGACTTCAAAAAATCTTGGTCTTTCTGCATTGTTAAGGAAAGAAGGTGCAGACTGCGTGGTATTGCATTGCATCATGCACGAAGAGGCCTTAATCGGGACTTTGCTAAAGATGTCAGACGTTATGGAGATCATTAtaaaaatttctaattttattgTAGAAAGAAAAGGTTCAGTAACAACTGtaacaaaaaagaaattcaagACATTCCTGGATGAGCTCGGTGCAGCTTATGTTGACTTCCATTCATACAGAAGTATCTGTTGGTCGAGTGCTGGACGATGGCTATATCGATTTTTCAGCCTGCGGAAGGACATTTATCTATTTTTGAAGGATACGGATTATGACCCGATCTTGACTGAAAGTTTTTGCAATGAGGACTTTCTTAGTTCTCTCGCCTTCTTGACGGACATCACTCACTATTTAGATTCTCTAAAGAAAAACATGGAAGCCAAGGACCAACTTATCACGCAGCTGTACACGCACATTTCCGTATTTAGCAACAAACTCATGCTGTTGAAACTCAACTTGATAAGCAACGACTTAACGTACTTTGAGTCTTGCAACGAACTGTACAGGGAGTATGAAGAATGCgatatttttttagactttagcAAATTTGTGGAACAAATAGAAGTCCTGATTGAAAACTTCAATCTAAGATTCCAGGACTTCAGCAAAATCAATTCTAGCTTCAAACTGTATAATAATCCGCTTACAACAGACATAATCAGTGAGAAGATGGAGTATCACATGGAATTATGTGACCTACAAGCAGATCTGTTCTTTGCCACGAGGGAAGAACTCGGGGTGCCCTTTTTTAGACTTCTTCCTAAGGAAAAATACCGTAACCTTAGGGATTTGGCACTCAGAATGACTTCTATGTTTGGCAGTACCTACATATGTGAGAAGGCGTTTTCGGAATTAAGTCGCCTAAAGTCAAACTACAGAAACAGTATTTCGCACCGCACACTACAGGAGATTTTGCATCTTTCTATAACCAACATCAACTTGAACTTTGATGAACTTGTGTTATAG